The following coding sequences are from one Pigmentibacter sp. JX0631 window:
- a CDS encoding transporter substrate-binding domain-containing protein has protein sequence MFIKILHFLNLTIIFNFNLNCYGLNILSDNSQYPWIFKNKENLTEGISYEIVKLILKKTKINYNLDFFPWPRAIHLALINHNTCIFPTGRNSKRENSFYWTGIVGSNALSIFSLQNSKIYLKTLHEAKKYEIGVNIDSIISEKLKNENFSNLKEVTENSRMFKMLASNRLDLIAMNRSEALKTAASLNIKIKEILQFGSSIQYLACNKNTDSQIIQKITDEFIKKETIISIDNIYKKYGVRK, from the coding sequence ATGTTTATAAAAATACTTCACTTCCTAAATTTAACAATTATATTTAACTTCAACTTGAACTGTTATGGATTAAATATCCTTTCTGACAACTCTCAATATCCTTGGATCTTTAAAAATAAAGAAAATCTAACTGAAGGTATTTCTTATGAAATTGTAAAACTTATCCTAAAAAAGACTAAAATAAATTATAATCTGGATTTTTTCCCGTGGCCTAGAGCAATTCACTTAGCGTTAATAAATCATAATACTTGTATTTTCCCAACAGGAAGAAATAGTAAAAGAGAAAATTCTTTTTATTGGACAGGTATAGTTGGCAGTAATGCTTTATCAATATTTTCTTTACAAAATAGTAAAATTTATTTAAAAACATTACATGAAGCAAAAAAATATGAAATTGGAGTAAATATTGATTCTATAATTTCTGAAAAACTAAAAAATGAAAATTTTAGTAACTTAAAAGAGGTCACAGAAAATTCTAGAATGTTCAAAATGCTCGCTTCGAATAGGCTAGATTTAATAGCAATGAACAGATCTGAAGCTTTAAAAACTGCTGCTAGTTTAAACATTAAAATTAAAGAAATTTTACAATTTGGATCTTCTATACAATATTTAGCATGTAATAAAAATACTGACTCACAAATTATCCAAAAAATTACAGATGAATTTATTAAAAAGGAGACAATAATAAGTATTGATAATATTTATAAAAAATATGGAGTTAGGAAATAA
- a CDS encoding S1 family peptidase — protein MKRLLLLSCCSFFLFSSCKEQKEEKKVVYTCSDLYADFDQSASNKIHNGCENNIEDVAGSKSSVYISLEYFGNDPGFCTGVAISDKTILTAAHCFETIPDRIEISNPKNSSQRISGKFIANKLFTKNPFNKDDQYSSYVPIGDIAIIKTTDSLTKINILPAKIATKYQIGERIITIGFGRSNENNENSGNIKRWTVTEIFKPNKKVELNVEQLNHYNKPAYKYEINRSIINDVGDTFITTKRLLGQTCNGDSGGGHFNKKGEVLTVTQGINTNVSGLQAVPDKNDGCMVQDAVTTYIYPYLDWIKANLSPGEKIETTE, from the coding sequence ATGAAACGTCTTTTGCTTCTCTCCTGTTGTTCATTTTTTCTTTTTTCTTCTTGCAAAGAGCAAAAAGAGGAGAAAAAAGTAGTTTATACTTGTAGTGATTTATACGCTGATTTTGATCAATCTGCTTCTAATAAAATCCATAATGGATGTGAAAATAATATTGAGGATGTAGCAGGGTCAAAATCCTCTGTTTATATCTCGCTAGAATATTTCGGTAACGACCCAGGATTTTGTACTGGAGTAGCAATTTCTGATAAAACAATTCTTACAGCAGCACATTGTTTTGAAACTATTCCAGATAGAATTGAGATTAGTAATCCAAAAAATAGCTCTCAAAGAATATCTGGAAAATTTATAGCCAACAAATTATTTACCAAAAACCCATTTAATAAAGACGATCAATATTCAAGTTACGTACCAATTGGTGATATTGCAATAATCAAAACAACTGATTCTCTTACAAAAATAAATATCTTACCCGCAAAGATTGCTACCAAATATCAAATAGGAGAACGGATAATTACCATTGGCTTTGGTCGAAGTAATGAAAACAACGAAAATAGTGGCAATATCAAGCGTTGGACTGTAACTGAAATATTTAAACCTAACAAAAAAGTTGAATTAAATGTCGAACAACTTAATCATTATAATAAACCTGCTTATAAATACGAAATTAATCGTTCTATAATAAATGATGTAGGTGATACATTTATCACAACAAAGCGCTTATTAGGACAAACTTGTAACGGTGATTCCGGAGGCGGACATTTTAATAAGAAAGGTGAAGTTTTAACTGTCACTCAAGGAATAAATACTAACGTCTCTGGACTCCAAGCTGTTCCTGATAAAAATGATGGATGCATGGTTCAAGATGCTGTAACTACTTATATTTATCCATATTTAGATTGGATCAAAGCAAACTTAAGTCCTGGTGAAAAAATTGAAACAACTGAATAA